In one window of Lepus europaeus isolate LE1 chromosome 14, mLepTim1.pri, whole genome shotgun sequence DNA:
- the LOC133773802 gene encoding LOW QUALITY PROTEIN: rab proteins geranylgeranyltransferase component A 2-like (The sequence of the model RefSeq protein was modified relative to this genomic sequence to represent the inferred CDS: inserted 4 bases in 3 codons; substituted 1 base at 1 genomic stop codon), whose product MHFLHRQLSADGFPPRMVDSLPTEFDVVVIGTGLPESILAAACARSGQRVLHIDSRSYYGGNWASFSFSGLLSWLNEYQQNSGIGEESIATWQDSIHETEEAIPLCKKDKSIQHTEVFCYTRQDMEDSVGAVPKIPSSATSSTLTEPLISTTFPKERHSSDFAHYKTSAKHTQKNEXQISLEVTDIEESLEKEKYCGDKTSAHTVSDGDKDENNPKEDNTDQQKRNKITXSQIIKEERRFNIDLVSKLLYSQGSLXLLIKSNVSRYAEFKNVTRILAFREGKVEQVPCSRADVFNSKELTMVEKRMLMIFLTFCLDYEQHPDEYQDFKQCSFSEYLKTKKLTPNLQHFVLHSIAMTSETSCTTLDGLKATKNFLQCLGRFGNTPFLCPVYGQGXIPQCFCRMCAVFGGIYCLHYKVQCLVVDKESGRCKAIIDHFGQRINAKYFIMEDSYLSEETCSTVQYKQISRAVLITDQSLLKTNSDQISILIVPPVEAQSCSVRVTELCSSTMTCMKDTYLVHLTCSSSKTAREDLEPVTQKLFTPYAETEMEKERSTKPRLLWALYFNMRDSSGISRSSYNGLPSNVFVCSGPDCGLGNEHAVKQAETLFQEIFPGEEFCPPPPNPEDIIYDGDDRLLEASGTSDTTMAKQESSEDSKNLESPGKQLQN is encoded by the exons ATGCATTTCCTCCATCGGCAGTTGTCAGCAGACGGTTTTCCTCCTAGGATGGTGGACAGTCTCCCCACAGAGTTTGATGTGGTTGTAATAGGGACAGGTTTGCCAGAATCTATCCTTGCAGCTGCATGTGCAAGAAGTGGTCAGAGGGTTCTGCATATTGATTCAAGAAGTTATTATGGAGGAAACTGGGCTAGTTTCAGCTTTTCTGGATTACTATCCTGGCTGAATGAGTATCAGCAAAACAGTGGCATTGGGGAAGAAAGTATTGCTACATGGCAAGACTCAATCCATGAAACAGAAGAAGCCATCCCTCTTTGCAAGAAGGATAAAAGCATCCAACATACAGAAGTTTTTTGTTATACCAGGCAAGATATGGAGGACAGTGTTGGTGCTGTGCCAAAAATTCCTTCCTCAGCGACATCTAGTACCCTCACAGAACCTCTGATTTCTACAACCTTCCCCAAAGAAAGGCACTCATCAGACTTTGCTCACTACAAAACGTCTGCTAAACACactcaaaaaaatga acagatttcACTTGAAGTAACTGATATAGAAGAATCACTGGAGAAAGAAAAGTATTGTGGAGACAAAACTTCTGCACACACAGTTTCAGATGGAGATAAAGATGAAAACAACCCTAAAGAAGACAATACTgaccaacaaaaaagaaataagattacttaatctcaaataattaaagaagAGAGGAGATTTAATATTGATTTGGTGTCAAAGTTGCTGTATTCTCAAGGATCCT ATCTTTTAATCAAATCAAATGTTAGTCGTTATGCAGAATTTAAAAATGTCACCAGGATCCTTGCATTTCGGGAAGGGAAGGTGGAACAGGTTCCTTGTTCTAGAGCAGATGTCTTTAATAGCAAAGAACTCACCATGGTTGAAAAGAGGATGCTAATGATATTTCTTACATTCTGTCTAGACTATGAGCAGCATCCTGATGAATACCAAGATTTCAAACAATGTTCATTTTCAGAGTACTTGAAAACTAAAAAACTAACCCCCAACCTCCAACATTTTGTGCTACATTCAATTGCAATGACATCAGAAACCTCATGCACTACATTAGATGGTCTTAAAGCAACAAAAAATTTTCTTCAGTGTCTTGGACGGTTTGGCAACACTCCCTTTTTATGTCCTGTGTATGGCCAAG AAATCCCCCAGTGTTTCTGCAGAATGTGTGCAGTTTTTGGTGGAATCTATTGTCTTCATTACAAAGTACAATGTCTTGTAGTTGACAAAGAATCTGGAAGATGTAAAGCCATTATAGATCACTTTGGTCAAAGAATAAATGCTAAGTATTTTATCATGGAGGATAGTTACCTTTCTGAGGAAACATGCTCAACTGTGCAGTATAAGCAGATCTCAAGGGCAGTGCTCATCACAGATCAGTCTCTACTAAAGACAAATTCAGATCAGATTTCCATTTTGATAGTGCCTCCAGTAGAAGCACAATCTTGTTCTGTTCGGGTCACAGAATTATGTTCTTCAACTATGACATGCATGAAAGACACGTATCTGGTACATCTAACGTGTTCATCTTCAAAAACGGCACGAGAAGACCTAGAACCGGTGACGCAGAAATTATTCACTCCTTATGctgaaacagaaatggaaaaggaaaggTCCACAAAACCAAGACTCTTGTGGGCTCTTTATTTTAACATGAGAGATTCCTCAGGAATCAGCAGAAGCTCCTATAATGGCTTACCTTCCAATGTTTTTGTCTGCTCTGggcctgactgtggcctgggaaatgagCATGCAGTCAAGCAAGCCGAAACACTTTTTCAGGAGATCTTTCCAGGTGAAGAATTCTGCCCTCCACCTCCAAATCCAGAAGACATTATCTATGATGGTGATGACAGGCTACTGGAGGCTTCTGGAACCAGTGATACAACAATGGCCAAACAAGAATCCTCTGAGGACAGCAAAAACTTAGAAAGTCCAGGGAAGCAGCttcaaaattag